The DNA sequence ATCTCCATCTGGTTCAAAGGGCATATTAACAACAACATCATAAGCTTCATCAATATAACCAGCTCTCCCTAAAAGATCAATCAAACAAGCATAATGCTCAGAGCCAGGACTTATTTGGTAATCTCTGACCATTGACTTAAAATAATACAAACCTTTTTCAACCAGTCCTGCATGGCTGCATGCTGATAACACCCCTAAAAACACAACCTTATCAGGCCAAATTCCTCCATGCTTTAACATCTTCTCGAAAGTATTAATGGCTTCCTTGCCAAGACCATGGAATGCGTATGAAGAAATCATCGACGAGAAACTAACAATGTCAGGTTTATGAATGGATTGAAACACACGAGACGCGTACAGAATGTTACCGCTTTTCGCGTAtgagaagatgagtgcattGCTAACTGATAAATGATTATCTAAGCCTGTTTTTATGGAATGGTTATGTACTTGTGCGGCTTCATTGGCTGCTGATTGATTGGCACATGAACTAAGAACACTTGCGAGCGTTCGGTCATCGGGCCGGAAACCTTGTTGTATCATTTGGGTTAGTACTCTCATGGCACTCTTGCTATCACCATGCATTGCATAACCTATAATGATTGAATTCCACGACACGGTGTTACGGTGGCGCATTTCGTCGAATACCTTGTGAGCATCCTTGAAATCTCCAGATTTCATGTAATTGTCCACCAGTGCACAGCTCACAAACACATCAGAGTCAAGAGAAAGTATCAGTACAAGACCATGAATTTGTTTTCCAAGCTTTGTATCACCACAACAACAACTGATAAAGCTACTGAAAGTGAACTCATCCCATAAAAACCCATGAAACCGCATAGAATTAAAGATTTGGAAAGCTTCTCTAATAAGACCATGCACAGCATAGCAAGAAAGCATCACATTCCATGAAACTAAATCTCTAAGagacatttcatcaaacaacaaGCGCGCATCTTTTGGTAAACCACATTTTGAGTAAAGATCAAGAAGTGCAGTTCCAATGAAGACATTTGACTGAAAGCCATGTTTCAATGCAAGAGAATGCACTTGTTTTCCAATAACTATGCCATTGAATTGAGCACAAGCTCTGAGAACTTGAACAAATGAATTGTGGCAAAGCTCAAGAGTGTTTTCAATCTTTCTCTTGAATTTCAGCAGGAGTGAATGGTTTGAGGGTGGGATTGAAGGAGAAGAACCGGAAATCTTTGTGCATGAGGACGCTAGATTTCTCagaggcatttcatcaaacagttTGCGCGAGAGCGTTGAGAAGATGTGGttcttgtataatttttttattaattgggACCCTGTAAAAATGTGAAATTACAACAAAGTCcatatattattatggttttttttttctagcgCAACTTACATTAGCCAATTGGGCAAGTCCCAGCCACAGTGGTATAACGAAACACCCGGATTGAGATGAGCATGGTTTGCAAGAGCATTAGCTACACCATTCGGGTTAGGAGGGATATAATCCAAAACAATACTATTATATCTTTGCATGTGATAGTTCTGGTAGGTTAGTGTGTTTAGGagagtcactcaaaaactcacaaGAATATggaacacacacacaatcaagcaagagaaagaagacacacaagttggtAACCTAGTTCGGCACAATCTTGcttacatctggggggccaagcctcgagaaataatccactaaaagagatgatagaataaagagtacatCTCTCCCTTACTCACTAaagacaaagaataccctcttaagattgacCGATGCCCATTTTCCTCAACACTCATCAAAGGGTCTCTCActtgtggctcatcctaaatcttcaagcaggatatcttatatagacgcaccgatgtccaaataaacaattttcttttagaattctccgcagCTTCCTAACTTGAACACCTTCCAAAGTCAGATGTTGCAACACTTAGTTGCAACACGACCCACCtgactgaacatgactgagttctagctagTTGCACctgaatctgcgaccttcaaccttcccggttccttcagtcaaCCTTGTAGTAGTTGACTCAACGGGAGTTTCTCCTGCTTGGAGCTGCTTCCCTCCTCACATCACTTCAGCAGGTCCCTCTCCCAAGGGTCACgcctaccaaggcacacgcaaccatctcacccAAGATGGTCACCAAAGATCttccgatcttctttccaaacttggtccaagtttggtcttcccaaatgatctttgTTTGActtatgaaaatattgttactaaacttcatctcatctcatctaagtttatctttcaatatcttcaagcatgatctccaatcatccatgcttggatcttcaaatctctaatcatatctcatgtaatcttcaattAATCTCCATATATGATTAGTCTCCAGAAATAGCTctgcccataattagctcttagattttccttcaaattgtattgctaaatatggttttgataattTCATTGGCTTGTCTttgcctaacttagtttgtgtcttcaaataacttCTCACCAAACTAAGTTTGTCATTGCctatcttagtttgtgtcttcaaatatcttcacaccaaactaagctcaatgcaatcttcatgatgatcttttattcttgccaacgatagaatattcctctttctctctctctctaagataaatctttcctaaaaaggagttctatcaaagatatgatttatcatcccggatcttatcAAAGACagataaacatattttaaataaaacttacccttttTGAAGAGATACATTTAACTAGAAGcactttccaaaattagttgatcatcacatgaacAATTGAGAGGAAATTCACTAAACATAGTCTCCATCATAATCTTTTGGCTCTTGTATCTTCTCATGTCATGACACCAAGctttagccacatcatcatcctagtcactcATTCTTTTTGCCAATTCATCATCGCCATGTCATCTTCCTTTGCCATTGTACATCTTGGCTTGCCACATAATGTCAATCCACGTCGTCAGACCTAACagtatgtataaaaaaattatgttcctTTCCTCTTGGTAGAGCTAATTGAGATGAGGCTCTTCCTGGTTCATCAAACTAATAAGTCCAAGACAATCACAAAGAATCCGGTCCAGTTTGACATTCTTTTCTTCACAAACTTTCAAAGTATGCTCCAAAGCAGCCAACTCAGCCTTAACATTGATCTCCAAAATATCTACTAATGCACCAAGATTACGATTCCAAAACACAATAATACCTCTCGATAAGTCTTCGGCAAGGATAGCTACCCAATCACACTGATAAGAAAACTATGAGCAAAAATGGACAACCTTTTCTTCATTAGCACGGGTGTCCATTAGGCACATTACATCCAGTTTCAATTGTAAAAGATGGTGCTTAGCTCGACTCATTGTCCTAGAGTTAGACACACCCTTACAATTCCAGCACAATATATTAATTCcgtccaaaaaaaatatatattgaggaaagagagaaaagagaaagttcTTAGAAGAGGGTTTTTAAAACTCTAATGTTGTTTTTTGCCCCTTTTTGAATTTAGAGCCCAATTTCACAACTCCCCTTTGAGCTAAAGCTTCTAGCTTGACATCCCTTTGAAATTGAACAAGGGTTGTATCTTCATCGACatcttccttttcatttaaaCCTTCATCTATAGCCTCCTCCATCTCCTTTTCCCCCTGAACTTGACCCAAGATCTCCGGTTTGAGGGCATGAGCAATTCTCTCAAccaacactacaagaaatttgGTTATTATCTATGTTATTTTTCGCTATGTAGtaaattttttagataaatatgTTCCATTATCTATGATTTCTAGATTTAGTAGGGCAAAATAAACATTACGAGGTGCCAAATATTTCCCATCCGCAGGAAGATCATGACCTATGAATGATTTTTAATAGGTACAATTAGTTGTTGTAGGTAAAGCAAACAATCTTTTTCTACAAAATATATCATAGGGCAAAGAAATTCTAATTTTGGCTATGAATTTTAAAACGTAGGtaatagttttgttttcatctaCGCAAGAAATAGTAGATACAAGTATGTTCCATAATTAacaatttctatattttgtaGGGAGAAATAAACGTTATAAGGCACCAAATATTTCCCATCCGCGGTAAGATCATGGTCTACGAATGATTTTTAGTAGCTACAATTAGTTTTTGTATGTAAagcaaaacatttttttctacGAAATATATTGTGGCGCAAAGAAATTCTAATTTTGGCCACAAAACGTAGGtaatagttttgttttcatttacgGAAGAAACCGTAGGTACAAGTATGTTccattatttttagtttatatatttcgtagggcaaaataaatattatgaggCGCCAAATATTTCCCATTCATGGGAAGATCATGACTTACAAATGATATTTAGTAGctacatttaatttttgtaagtaaTGAAAAACATTTGTTTCTAAGAAATATATCCTAGCAAAAAGTTATTCTAATTTTGACCAAGAATTATAAAACGTAGGtaatagttttgttttcatctaGTTGCATTATCTACG is a window from the Dioscorea cayenensis subsp. rotundata cultivar TDr96_F1 chromosome 2, TDr96_F1_v2_PseudoChromosome.rev07_lg8_w22 25.fasta, whole genome shotgun sequence genome containing:
- the LOC120271331 gene encoding pentatricopeptide repeat-containing protein At2g46050, mitochondrial-like isoform X2, with the translated sequence MPLRNLASSCTKISGSSPSIPPSNHSLLLKFKRKIENTLELCHNSFVQVLRACAQFNGIVIGKQVHSLALKHGFQSNVFIGTALLDLYSKCGLPKDARLLFDEMSLRDLVSWNVMLSCYAVHGLIREAFQIFNSMRFHGFLWDEFTFSSFISCCCGDTKLGKQIHGLVLILSLDSDVFVSCALVDNYMKSGDFKDAHKVFDEMRHRNTVSWNSIIIGYAMHGDSKSAMRVLTQMIQQGFRPDDRTLASVLSSCANQSAANEAAQVHNHSIKTGLDNHLSVSNALIFSYAKSGNILYASRVFQSIHKPDIVSFSSMISSYAFHGLGKEAINTFEKMLKHGGIWPDKVVFLGVLSACSHAGLVEKDGDVLGALIGACKLHGNACLGKLVGERLHELEPCKSVNYKLMNNIYVGLERWDEVVKVRRELEGLGCDCMVAGCSWM
- the LOC120271331 gene encoding pentatricopeptide repeat-containing protein At2g46050, mitochondrial-like isoform X1; its protein translation is MPLRNLASSCTKISGSSPSIPPSNHSLLLKFKRKIENTLELCHNSFVQVLRACAQFNGIVIGKQVHSLALKHGFQSNVFIGTALLDLYSKCGLPKDARLLFDEMSLRDLVSWNVMLSCYAVHGLIREAFQIFNSMRFHGFLWDEFTFSSFISCCCGDTKLGKQIHGLVLILSLDSDVFVSCALVDNYMKSGDFKDAHKVFDEMRHRNTVSWNSIIIGYAMHGDSKSAMRVLTQMIQQGFRPDDRTLASVLSSCANQSAANEAAQVHNHSIKTGLDNHLSVSNALIFSYAKSGNILYASRVFQSIHKPDIVSFSSMISSYAFHGLGKEAINTFEKMLKHGGIWPDKVVFLGVLSACSHAGLVEKGRAGYIDEAYDVVVNMPFEPDGDVLGALIGACKLHGNACLGKLVGERLHELEPCKSVNYKLMNNIYVGLERWDEVVKVRRELEGLGCDCMVAGCSWM